A part of Ignavibacteriales bacterium genomic DNA contains:
- a CDS encoding TolC family protein gives MKSKLILFGFMLLLLISSKAFAQTDKIYKLEELVNIAFQNNPQLRANDKNIEASLKQIDYLAKDYQPQIFFDLNISRWKYLLPNKQKLLGNSLNDIYADFRINQLIYDWDKNSLQKEYVDESVNIDKNFGRKLRLVLSYSITKSYLELLKANHTVQIQEEAIAQLREHLKNAEALYGIGKVSNLDVIKAQVQIEVALDELVKAKNQLDVQKNNINARCGNFLGDSFGVVDNIDELWNQYSGKTYNIDELKSLLAAQHPDLENIRTQKELRSRESDLLNKEYYPNLYAFGITNVEDGEIPMGNFNWNIGVTVSYSLPFFRGSNFKEKVEQAKIRIEALQENENGTLQQLELNIKNNLVKLEDIKSRLSGNQKIVKLAEESLTTSNMKYNIGKGSSLDVLDAETILTTAKLNYNQIVIDLLTTIAELNYNIGSDEIPFN, from the coding sequence ATGAAAAGTAAATTGATTTTATTCGGCTTTATGCTTTTGCTTTTAATTTCTTCAAAAGCATTCGCACAGACTGATAAGATTTATAAATTAGAGGAGCTTGTAAACATTGCATTCCAAAATAATCCACAGCTCAGAGCTAACGATAAGAACATCGAAGCAAGTTTGAAGCAAATTGATTATCTCGCCAAAGATTATCAACCACAGATATTTTTTGATTTGAACATTTCCCGATGGAAATATCTTCTTCCAAATAAACAAAAACTGCTTGGAAATTCTTTAAATGATATTTACGCTGATTTCAGAATCAATCAGCTTATCTATGATTGGGACAAGAATTCACTTCAGAAGGAGTATGTTGATGAGTCAGTAAATATCGATAAAAACTTTGGGAGAAAATTACGTCTGGTACTTTCTTATTCAATCACTAAAAGTTATTTGGAATTATTGAAAGCAAACCACACTGTTCAAATTCAGGAGGAAGCAATTGCACAGTTGAGAGAACATCTTAAAAATGCTGAAGCACTGTATGGCATTGGAAAAGTTTCCAACCTTGACGTTATCAAAGCTCAGGTTCAGATTGAGGTTGCACTTGATGAACTCGTGAAAGCAAAGAATCAACTTGATGTACAGAAGAATAATATCAATGCACGATGCGGTAATTTCCTTGGTGATTCATTCGGTGTGGTTGATAATATTGACGAATTATGGAATCAATATTCAGGTAAGACTTACAATATCGATGAGCTTAAAAGTTTGTTAGCTGCCCAGCATCCCGATCTGGAAAATATCAGAACACAAAAAGAATTGAGAAGCAGAGAATCAGATTTGTTAAACAAAGAATACTATCCAAATCTATATGCTTTTGGCATTACGAATGTAGAGGACGGCGAAATTCCAATGGGAAATTTTAACTGGAATATCGGCGTTACTGTTTCTTACTCTCTTCCATTTTTTCGAGGTTCAAATTTTAAAGAGAAAGTTGAACAGGCAAAGATTAGAATCGAGGCTTTGCAAGAAAATGAAAATGGGACTCTTCAACAGCTTGAATTAAATATTAAAAATAATCTGGTAAAGCTGGAGGATATTAAAAGCCGGTTGAGCGGTAATCAGAAAATTGTAAAACTTGCAGAAGAAAGTTTGACAACATCAAATATGAAATACAATATCGGTAAAGGCAGCAGTCTTGATGTGCTTGATGCGGAAACGATTTTAACAACTGCTAAGCTTAACTACAATCAGATTGTTATTGATTTGTTAACAACCATTGCTGAGTTGAATTACAATATTGGAAGCGATGAAATACCATTTAATTAA
- a CDS encoding efflux RND transporter periplasmic adaptor subunit — protein MKAKVFISVAILAVLIVGCSKEEKTDKPKPKAPLVKVEEVKLASITKSINLTGTVEAKIMTTVLAPTDGYIEKLNVSENVFVRKDKLLAIIGTQERTSLVSQSKSKVEILKSQLEQVSDASPEYAQLNSQLEQAKKELEYAEKLFLGVPVISPLSGTITQKFIEAGSAVSAKQNLFTIVDFNSLIIKTSVSEDLFSKIKLGDKLKVKFNSFPEKEFAARVTLKYQQIDPVTRNFPVELKLTNGSKDITPGMMAELELITDKKEKTITVLNDVFIVNQKDEKIVYVIKDTVAHQRIVTTGISNDKFTEVISGLVQGEKIVVMGQELLKDGIKVMVQKPKEMNKDGKKK, from the coding sequence ATGAAAGCAAAAGTATTTATATCAGTTGCCATTTTGGCTGTTCTGATAGTCGGATGTTCGAAAGAAGAAAAAACAGACAAGCCAAAACCAAAAGCACCGCTTGTAAAAGTTGAAGAAGTAAAACTTGCTTCAATTACAAAATCAATTAATCTTACCGGAACTGTTGAAGCTAAAATAATGACAACAGTTTTAGCGCCGACAGATGGTTACATAGAGAAACTGAATGTGAGCGAAAATGTTTTTGTGCGGAAAGATAAACTACTTGCAATCATCGGAACACAAGAAAGAACATCACTTGTGTCTCAATCAAAAAGCAAGGTAGAAATATTAAAATCACAACTTGAACAAGTATCTGACGCAAGTCCAGAGTATGCACAATTAAACTCGCAGCTTGAACAAGCGAAGAAAGAATTGGAGTATGCGGAAAAATTATTTCTTGGTGTTCCGGTAATTTCTCCTTTAAGTGGAACTATTACACAAAAGTTTATTGAAGCTGGAAGTGCTGTTTCTGCAAAACAAAATCTATTTACTATAGTTGATTTCAATTCGCTTATCATTAAAACTTCTGTGTCTGAAGATTTATTTTCTAAAATAAAATTAGGCGATAAGTTGAAAGTAAAGTTCAATTCATTCCCCGAAAAAGAATTTGCAGCAAGAGTAACATTGAAGTATCAGCAGATTGATCCGGTAACAAGAAATTTTCCAGTCGAATTGAAACTTACAAACGGCTCAAAAGATATTACTCCGGGAATGATGGCTGAACTTGAATTGATTACTGATAAAAAAGAGAAAACTATTACCGTTCTGAATGACGTTTTTATTGTTAATCAAAAAGATGAAAAGATAGTTTACGTTATTAAAGATACAGTTGCGCATCAAAGAATTGTTACAACGGGAATTTCAAACGATAAATTTACAGAAGTCATTTCTGGATTGGTTCAAGGAGAAAAAATTGTTGTGATGGGACAAGAACTTTTGAAAGATGGAATAAAGGTGATGGTTCAAAAACCGAAAGAAATGAATAAAGACGGGAAGAAAAAGTGA
- a CDS encoding DUF169 domain-containing protein, which produces MKTKFEKIAETLKDSVGLEYEPVGIKFYETYSQNGIPKADDHRLCQLVMRARNGEKLILTKDGISCPAAAAALGFKPLPKNLEDGTMLQGYGIFRDKNSAVNVMNDMPHIEQGKYEAVVAMPLKDWEENPDVIVIEDEVEKLMWIALAYLNEDGGRLDMSTSILQAVCVDSVVLPFKSQKINMSFGCYGCRDATDAKPNEAILGIPFSKLDMTTENLKYLKTKAIDRSRAKQVYQAFSKRIEEAKK; this is translated from the coding sequence ATGAAAACGAAATTTGAAAAGATTGCAGAAACATTAAAGGATTCAGTTGGTTTAGAATATGAGCCGGTAGGAATAAAATTTTATGAGACCTATTCACAAAACGGGATTCCAAAAGCTGATGATCATAGACTTTGTCAGTTAGTAATGCGTGCGCGTAATGGAGAAAAATTAATTCTAACTAAGGATGGTATTTCCTGTCCCGCCGCTGCTGCAGCTTTGGGATTTAAGCCGTTACCTAAAAATTTAGAAGATGGAACGATGCTTCAAGGATATGGAATTTTTAGAGATAAAAATTCGGCAGTAAATGTAATGAATGATATGCCGCACATTGAACAAGGTAAATATGAAGCTGTTGTTGCTATGCCATTAAAAGATTGGGAAGAAAATCCCGATGTAATTGTAATTGAAGATGAAGTTGAAAAACTTATGTGGATTGCTCTCGCTTATCTTAATGAAGATGGCGGAAGGTTAGATATGAGCACAAGTATTTTGCAAGCAGTTTGTGTTGATTCGGTTGTCCTTCCATTTAAATCTCAAAAAATAAATATGAGTTTTGGCTGTTACGGCTGCCGTGATGCTACTGATGCAAAGCCTAATGAGGCTATTCTTGGGATTCCATTTTCTAAACTTGATATGACAACTGAGAATTTGAAATATCTGAAAACAAAAGCAATTGATAGGTCGAGGGCAAAACAAGTATATCAGGCTTTTTCTAAACGAATTGAGGAAGCTAAAAAATGA
- a CDS encoding efflux RND transporter permease subunit, protein MKLSTSAIKRPATVIILMFAIVVVGILGYTQLATNLLPDITYPMIKVYVTWRGATPEEIEDNIATVIERKVATVDDLDYMETQCTEGLYALQVYFTYNANRDIAYQDVLSKLGQVRKFLPRDAEEPLVFKADPSQLPVMDLLITSDQMDLTKLRTYVENELQDHFTSIEGTAGTEITGGLKREIRIHINPVKLQGYGLSVDKVAQRLKDENMELLGGRVTSARRDYIVRTNGEFSNVNEIENLIISKGKNEGLVLLKDVADVKDGYAVQRIKNKLNQTEGVKLSVFKQTGANTIEVSDLVAKKLQELKTVIPPSVNLDIIYDQADYIRAAVAGVRDAALIAALLVIIITAFFLTGWKRVLIVSLTLPVTLLGTFFFMQLLNFSINIFTLGGLVVAITVLLDNCIVVLENITRIQEEEPEELNPVQKGAEQVSGAVLTATLTFIALFLPFQY, encoded by the coding sequence GTGAAACTCTCAACTTCAGCAATAAAAAGACCGGCAACAGTTATTATACTAATGTTTGCCATTGTTGTGGTTGGTATCCTCGGATACACGCAGCTTGCAACAAATCTTTTACCGGATATTACTTATCCAATGATAAAAGTTTATGTAACGTGGCGCGGAGCCACACCGGAAGAAATTGAAGACAACATCGCAACAGTAATCGAACGCAAGGTTGCAACCGTTGATGATCTTGATTATATGGAAACGCAATGCACTGAAGGTCTTTACGCACTTCAAGTTTACTTTACATACAATGCTAACCGTGATATTGCCTATCAAGATGTTCTTTCTAAACTTGGACAAGTAAGAAAGTTTTTACCCCGAGATGCTGAAGAACCTCTCGTATTCAAAGCTGATCCTTCGCAATTGCCGGTTATGGATTTGCTGATTACTTCCGATCAAATGGATTTAACAAAACTGAGGACGTATGTTGAGAATGAATTGCAAGATCATTTCACTTCCATTGAAGGAACTGCCGGGACAGAAATTACCGGCGGATTGAAAAGAGAAATTCGTATTCATATCAATCCGGTAAAACTACAAGGCTACGGTTTATCGGTTGATAAAGTTGCTCAACGTTTGAAAGATGAAAATATGGAACTGCTTGGCGGAAGAGTTACATCCGCAAGAAGAGATTACATTGTAAGAACAAATGGAGAATTTTCTAATGTAAATGAAATTGAAAATCTGATTATCTCAAAAGGTAAGAACGAAGGATTAGTACTCCTTAAAGATGTTGCAGATGTTAAAGACGGTTATGCTGTCCAACGAATAAAAAATAAATTAAATCAAACAGAAGGTGTTAAACTTTCTGTATTCAAGCAAACTGGCGCTAATACAATAGAAGTATCTGACCTGGTTGCAAAAAAATTGCAAGAGTTAAAAACTGTAATTCCTCCATCCGTAAATCTTGATATCATTTATGATCAAGCTGATTACATTCGTGCAGCAGTTGCCGGTGTTCGTGATGCAGCTTTAATTGCAGCATTGCTTGTTATAATTATTACGGCATTTTTCTTAACCGGCTGGAAAAGAGTTTTGATAGTTTCACTTACGCTTCCGGTTACACTGCTCGGAACATTCTTTTTTATGCAATTACTGAATTTTTCAATCAACATTTTTACTCTTGGCGGTTTAGTTGTCGCGATTACTGTTCTGCTCGATAACTGTATTGTTGTGCTTGAAAACATCACACGTATTCAAGAAGAAGAACCGGAAGAACTTAATCCGGTACAAAAAGGTGCAGAGCAGGTAAGCGGCGCAGTTTTAACGGCAACTTTAACTTTTATCGCTTTGTTTCTTCCATTCCAATATTAA